A DNA window from Streptomyces sp. B21-083 contains the following coding sequences:
- a CDS encoding HAD domain-containing protein has product MTAHGNRPLLFLDVDGPLLPFGDGPQREPAGTASDTHLARLVPQAGPRLAALPCDLVWATTWEEEANIELAPRLGLPQLPVVNWPEPSAAHEREDQWFGLHWKTRTLVAWADGRPFAWVDDEITDADRDWVSTRHPAPALLHRIASSRGLTDQDFAVLGQWLRLD; this is encoded by the coding sequence ATGACCGCGCACGGGAACCGTCCACTGCTCTTCTTGGACGTCGACGGGCCGCTCCTGCCGTTCGGCGATGGCCCGCAGCGCGAGCCGGCGGGCACCGCATCGGACACGCACCTGGCGCGGCTCGTCCCACAGGCCGGGCCGCGGCTCGCGGCGCTGCCGTGCGACCTGGTCTGGGCCACGACCTGGGAAGAGGAGGCGAATATCGAGCTGGCACCGCGGCTCGGCCTGCCCCAACTGCCGGTCGTGAACTGGCCGGAGCCCTCCGCCGCCCACGAACGAGAAGACCAGTGGTTCGGGCTCCACTGGAAGACCCGAACCCTCGTGGCATGGGCGGACGGACGCCCGTTCGCCTGGGTCGACGACGAGATCACCGACGCCGATCGGGACTGGGTGTCCACCCGCCACCCGGCACCAGCCCTCCTCCATCGCATTGCGTCGTCCCGCGGCCTCACCGACCAGGACTTCGCAGTCCTTGGTCAATGGCTACGGCTGGATTGA
- a CDS encoding ABC-three component system protein: protein MLWRLSADDRRFKTASFTAGMNLIVADRTQSSSDTDSRNSAGKSSLVELIHFLLGARVTKTSLTSKKALREITFSLEMTWPDAGPLQVWRTGSRPNVVHIEPDVSGGDDRQHAMFDFGGPVELGVEDWTRLIERDLFHLREDHPGVSGRTMLSFLARRASSHGFNEATRTFARQAEADATTNLAYLLGLDWQLANGYRELAARKATRTQLRKAVNDPVWGRIVGTTADLRGQITLAQAQVDRLQAQIADFQVVPEYERVKEQADDVARQIKQLAQNDVIDRDNLEELQQAITEASDVDTGYLRPVYEELGVVLSDQVRRRFDEVQTFHHSVVRNRRRFLDAEIAELTDRLEGRRAERARLGEEQSRLLRILNDGGALEALTALQQALAREQATLEALRHRYDAAQTLEASARQITAQRLQLQQAVTTDLDERAEQTAEATLLFSQYAQRLYGQGREAYLAIEAGPNSLQIRPHIHSDDSRGISSMVIFCFDLTLAVLAHRHGRGPDFLIHDSHLFDGVDDRQLAAALKLAADVTREEDLQYIATFNSDDLDKATRRGFDPAPYVRQPHLTDRLNDGGLFGFRF from the coding sequence ATGCTGTGGCGCTTGAGCGCTGACGATCGCCGGTTCAAGACCGCATCATTTACGGCGGGAATGAACCTCATCGTCGCCGACCGGACGCAGTCTTCCTCCGACACCGACAGCCGTAACAGCGCTGGCAAGTCCAGCTTGGTCGAGCTGATCCACTTCCTGCTCGGGGCCCGGGTCACCAAGACGTCGCTGACGTCGAAGAAAGCGCTGCGTGAGATCACGTTCAGCCTCGAGATGACGTGGCCGGATGCCGGGCCGTTGCAGGTATGGCGCACCGGCAGCCGGCCCAATGTCGTGCATATCGAGCCGGACGTGAGCGGCGGTGATGACCGCCAGCATGCGATGTTCGACTTCGGCGGGCCGGTCGAGCTGGGTGTGGAGGACTGGACTCGGCTGATCGAGCGGGACCTGTTCCATCTGCGGGAGGATCATCCGGGTGTCAGCGGGCGCACCATGCTGTCGTTTTTGGCCCGTCGTGCCTCCTCGCACGGGTTCAATGAGGCCACCCGCACCTTCGCCCGCCAAGCGGAAGCCGATGCCACCACGAACCTCGCCTATCTGCTGGGGCTGGACTGGCAGCTGGCCAATGGCTATCGCGAGCTAGCCGCCCGCAAGGCCACCCGCACCCAGCTGCGCAAGGCCGTCAATGACCCTGTCTGGGGTCGCATCGTCGGGACCACCGCCGACCTGCGCGGCCAGATCACCCTGGCTCAGGCCCAGGTTGACCGGCTTCAGGCGCAGATCGCGGACTTCCAGGTCGTCCCCGAGTACGAACGGGTCAAGGAACAGGCCGACGACGTCGCCCGACAGATCAAGCAGCTCGCCCAGAACGACGTCATCGACCGCGACAACCTGGAAGAACTCCAGCAAGCCATCACTGAAGCCAGCGACGTCGATACCGGCTACCTGCGGCCCGTCTACGAAGAACTCGGAGTCGTCCTCAGCGACCAGGTACGCCGCCGCTTCGACGAAGTGCAGACCTTCCATCACTCTGTCGTCCGCAACCGCAGGCGCTTCCTCGACGCTGAGATCGCCGAACTCACCGACCGCCTCGAAGGCCGCCGCGCCGAACGCGCCCGCCTGGGTGAGGAACAATCCCGCCTGCTGCGCATCCTCAACGACGGCGGCGCCCTCGAAGCCCTCACGGCCTTGCAGCAGGCCCTGGCCCGCGAGCAAGCCACGCTAGAAGCACTGCGCCACCGTTACGACGCCGCCCAAACTCTGGAAGCCAGCGCACGCCAGATCACCGCCCAGCGGCTGCAGCTACAGCAAGCCGTCACCACCGACCTCGACGAACGCGCCGAACAGACCGCTGAGGCAACCCTGCTGTTCTCCCAGTATGCCCAACGCCTCTACGGACAGGGCCGCGAGGCCTACCTAGCCATCGAAGCCGGCCCAAACAGCCTCCAGATCCGCCCCCACATCCACAGCGACGACAGCCGCGGCATCAGCAGCATGGTCATCTTCTGCTTCGACCTGACCCTCGCCGTCCTCGCCCACCGCCACGGCCGCGGCCCCGACTTCCTCATCCACGACAGCCACCTCTTCGACGGCGTCGACGACCGCCAACTCGCCGCCGCCCTCAAACTCGCCGCCGACGTCACCCGTGAAGAAGATCTGCAGTACATCGCCACCTTCAACAGCGACGACCTCGATAAGGCGACCCGCCGCGGCTTCGACCCCGCCCCCTATGTACGGCAGCCTCACCTGACCGATCGCCTCAACGACGGCGGCCTCTTCGGATTCCGCTTCTGA
- a CDS encoding ABC-three component system middle component 6, whose amino-acid sequence MITPTKGIAPDRCLLAVGAQVLLQLDEPRSVSQAWARLRKWRAEHGHHAPVSFGWFVLALDVLYSMGAVELRRDVLVARSVNAVALER is encoded by the coding sequence GTGATCACTCCGACGAAGGGCATCGCGCCGGACAGGTGCCTGTTGGCGGTCGGTGCGCAGGTCCTGCTGCAGCTGGATGAGCCGCGGTCGGTCAGCCAGGCTTGGGCGCGGCTGAGGAAGTGGCGGGCTGAACATGGTCATCACGCACCGGTATCGTTCGGCTGGTTCGTGCTGGCCTTGGACGTGCTGTACAGCATGGGCGCGGTCGAACTGCGTCGGGACGTCCTAGTTGCGAGGAGTGTCAATGCTGTGGCGCTTGAGCGCTGA
- a CDS encoding ABC-three component system protein, whose amino-acid sequence MQYEQRMYARLKFLELMAELNETSFETFFHDLMCARYPEFLDVRTHGRLGDQGSDGLMLHERKLYACYAPQTVNATEIKKKINSDIAKALTKRRGQFDTFVFVHNDRRGMHPEIATVLSEAERVHRPLRFQQMGTRRLWHECLQLELALAEDVLRCQIPIQPVVHGIGREDLAPLLKHLREQRKAADPLMPLPEVDPGKLDFNRVQGEAREDLLRGMRHSHLVDEFYAGTIRAVEHDEVAQGFRLYYEQVRREWPDPEDVLWQLEMYVLGNGSVPPRMQRAAWVILAHFFERCDVFEAPPADWTPSGLGMLA is encoded by the coding sequence ATGCAGTACGAGCAAAGAATGTACGCAAGGCTGAAGTTCTTGGAGCTGATGGCCGAGCTGAATGAGACTTCGTTCGAGACCTTCTTCCATGACCTGATGTGTGCGCGCTACCCGGAGTTCCTGGACGTACGAACCCACGGGCGGTTGGGTGATCAGGGCTCCGACGGTCTGATGCTGCACGAGCGCAAGCTGTACGCCTGTTACGCGCCCCAGACGGTGAATGCGACAGAGATCAAAAAGAAGATCAATTCGGATATCGCCAAGGCCCTGACGAAGCGGCGCGGGCAGTTCGACACGTTCGTCTTCGTGCACAACGACCGCCGGGGCATGCATCCGGAGATCGCAACGGTCCTGTCCGAGGCAGAGCGTGTTCATCGACCGTTGCGGTTCCAGCAGATGGGCACGCGCAGACTGTGGCACGAGTGCCTGCAACTCGAGCTCGCACTGGCCGAGGACGTTCTGCGCTGCCAGATCCCGATCCAGCCGGTCGTCCACGGCATCGGCAGGGAGGACCTTGCTCCGCTGCTCAAGCACCTGCGTGAACAGCGCAAGGCAGCAGATCCTTTGATGCCGCTGCCCGAGGTCGACCCGGGGAAGCTGGACTTCAACCGTGTGCAGGGGGAGGCACGCGAAGATCTGCTGCGCGGTATGCGGCACAGTCACCTGGTCGATGAGTTCTACGCGGGCACGATCCGGGCGGTTGAGCATGATGAGGTGGCTCAGGGGTTCCGGCTGTACTACGAGCAGGTCCGGCGGGAGTGGCCGGACCCCGAGGACGTGCTGTGGCAGCTGGAGATGTACGTGCTGGGCAACGGCAGCGTGCCCCCTCGCATGCAACGAGCGGCCTGGGTGATTCTCGCGCACTTCTTCGAGCGCTGCGACGTCTTCGAAGCGCCGCCGGCGGACTGGACACCTTCCGGGCTGGGGATGCTCGCGTGA
- a CDS encoding IS256 family transposase has protein sequence MLSVVNNDGTTETGSLMDNIVREGARRMLAAALEAEVNQYIAELADQRDETGRRLVVRNGHHAERTVTTAAGPIPVKAPRVNDKRVDAETGERKRFSSQILAPWCRKSPKISEVLPLLYLHGLSSGDFVPALEQFLGSSAGLSPATVTRLTKQWSDDHAAFQDRDLSESDYVYVWADGVHPKVRLGQARSCVLVLMGVRTDGRKELIALAEGLRESTESWADLLRDCRRRGMRDPELVVGDGAMGLWRALAEVFPQARHQRCWVHKTRNVVNALPKSAQPGAKKALQEIYNAEDRDHAQKAVKEFERTYGAKWPKAVKKVSDETDELLAFYDFPAEHWVHLRTTNPIESTFSTVKLRTRVTRGAGSPAAALAMVFKLAESAQARWRAITAPHLVALVRNGATFQNGYLVERPEVSAA, from the coding sequence GTGCTCAGCGTAGTCAACAACGACGGAACCACCGAGACCGGCTCCCTGATGGACAACATAGTCCGCGAGGGCGCCCGGCGGATGCTCGCCGCGGCCCTGGAGGCCGAAGTCAACCAGTACATAGCCGAGTTGGCTGACCAGCGCGACGAGACCGGCCGACGTCTGGTGGTCCGCAACGGCCACCACGCCGAGCGCACCGTGACCACGGCCGCCGGGCCGATCCCGGTCAAGGCACCGCGCGTGAACGACAAGCGCGTCGATGCCGAGACGGGCGAACGCAAGCGGTTCTCGTCGCAGATCCTGGCCCCCTGGTGCCGCAAGTCCCCGAAGATCAGCGAGGTCCTTCCCCTGCTCTACCTGCACGGACTGTCCTCCGGCGACTTCGTTCCCGCACTCGAGCAGTTCCTCGGCAGCTCGGCCGGGCTCTCGCCGGCCACCGTGACCCGTCTGACCAAGCAGTGGAGCGACGACCATGCTGCCTTCCAGGACCGGGACCTGTCGGAATCCGACTACGTGTACGTGTGGGCCGACGGCGTCCACCCCAAGGTCCGCCTCGGCCAGGCCCGCTCCTGCGTCCTGGTCCTCATGGGCGTGCGCACCGACGGCCGCAAGGAACTCATCGCGCTCGCTGAAGGATTGCGCGAGTCCACCGAGTCCTGGGCCGACCTGCTGCGTGATTGCCGACGGCGCGGCATGCGGGATCCCGAGCTCGTGGTCGGTGACGGCGCGATGGGCCTGTGGCGGGCTCTGGCGGAGGTGTTTCCGCAGGCCAGGCACCAAAGGTGCTGGGTTCACAAAACCCGCAACGTGGTCAACGCCCTGCCGAAGTCGGCCCAGCCCGGCGCTAAGAAGGCACTGCAGGAGATCTACAACGCCGAAGACCGCGACCACGCCCAGAAGGCCGTCAAGGAGTTCGAGCGCACCTACGGCGCGAAGTGGCCGAAAGCGGTGAAGAAGGTCAGCGACGAGACCGATGAACTCCTGGCGTTCTACGACTTCCCCGCCGAACACTGGGTGCACCTCAGGACGACGAACCCGATCGAATCCACCTTCAGCACCGTCAAGTTGAGGACCCGGGTCACCCGCGGCGCCGGCAGCCCCGCTGCCGCCCTGGCCATGGTGTTCAAGCTCGCCGAGTCCGCCCAGGCACGCTGGCGCGCGATCACCGCACCCCACCTCGTCGCCCTCGTCCGCAACGGCGCCACGTTCCAGAACGGCTACCTCGTCGAGCGCCCCGAGGTGAGCGCAGCATGA